A stretch of the Corynebacterium maris DSM 45190 genome encodes the following:
- a CDS encoding aldehyde dehydrogenase family protein: MTTLTSRNPTTGRIAHEVPAATDEQVEAVLDRAENAFSDWAAAGFDERARVLRAVAAQLRDNVDAYSALMTEEMGKPVTEARGEVGKAAWAAEHYAEHAAAYLADEHIASDATSSYVQYLPLGPVLGVLPWNAPFWLAFRFCAPTLMAGNTAIMKHDSNVPGCAAAIADAFAAVGAPEGVFQNLPVTTDQVEGVIRDPRIRAVSFTGSDRAGSIVAATAAGEIKPAVLELGGSDPCIVLADADLPAAAETTALSRIINAGQSCIAAKRVIVERAVHDEFVELLAEQLQGFKVGDPADEDTRVGPIAREDQRKNLHEQVVASIEAGATRVLGGEIPEGEGYFYPVTLLTDVTAEMTVCAEETFGPVAVVLAADAADHAVAIANDTPYGLGASVWTTAERGEAMARRIEAGQVAVNGIVKTDPRLPSGGVKRSGYGRELGPHGIREFVNAQQVWVGPARE, encoded by the coding sequence ATGACCACGCTGACCTCCCGCAACCCGACCACCGGCCGGATCGCCCACGAAGTGCCCGCCGCCACCGACGAACAGGTCGAGGCCGTCCTCGACCGGGCCGAGAACGCCTTTTCGGACTGGGCCGCGGCCGGCTTCGACGAGCGCGCCCGCGTACTGCGGGCGGTGGCCGCGCAGCTACGCGACAACGTCGATGCGTACTCGGCGCTGATGACCGAGGAGATGGGCAAACCCGTCACCGAGGCCCGCGGCGAAGTGGGCAAGGCCGCCTGGGCCGCCGAACACTACGCCGAGCACGCCGCCGCCTACCTCGCCGACGAACACATCGCCTCCGACGCCACGTCCTCCTACGTGCAATACCTGCCGCTGGGCCCGGTACTCGGCGTGCTGCCCTGGAACGCGCCTTTCTGGCTGGCCTTCCGCTTCTGCGCGCCGACGCTGATGGCCGGCAACACCGCGATCATGAAACACGACTCGAACGTACCCGGCTGCGCCGCCGCCATCGCCGACGCTTTCGCGGCCGTGGGCGCACCCGAGGGCGTGTTCCAGAACCTGCCCGTGACCACCGACCAGGTCGAGGGCGTCATCCGCGACCCCCGCATCCGGGCGGTGTCCTTCACCGGCTCCGATCGCGCCGGGTCGATCGTCGCCGCCACCGCCGCCGGCGAAATCAAGCCCGCGGTCTTAGAGCTCGGCGGCTCCGACCCGTGCATCGTGCTCGCCGACGCCGATCTGCCCGCCGCCGCCGAGACCACCGCCCTGTCGCGCATCATCAACGCCGGGCAGTCCTGCATCGCCGCCAAGCGCGTCATCGTCGAGCGCGCGGTCCACGACGAGTTCGTGGAGCTGCTGGCCGAACAGCTGCAGGGCTTTAAGGTCGGCGACCCCGCCGACGAGGACACCCGGGTGGGTCCCATCGCCCGGGAAGACCAGCGCAAAAACCTGCACGAGCAGGTCGTCGCCAGCATCGAGGCGGGGGCCACGCGCGTGCTCGGCGGGGAGATCCCCGAGGGCGAGGGCTACTTCTATCCCGTCACCCTGCTCACCGACGTGACCGCGGAGATGACCGTGTGCGCCGAGGAAACCTTCGGCCCCGTGGCCGTGGTGCTCGCCGCTGACGCCGCGGACCACGCCGTGGCCATCGCCAACGACACCCCCTACGGGTTGGGTGCGAGCGTGTGGACCACGGCCGAACGCGGCGAGGCGATGGCCCGGCGCATCGAGGCCGGGCAGGTGGCGGTCAACGGCATCGTCAAGACCGACCCGCGGCTGCCCTCCGGCGGGGTGAAGCGCTCCGGGTACGGCCGGGAGCTCGGGCCCCACGGCATCCGTGAATTCGTCAACGCCCAACAGGTGTGGGTGGGTCCGGCTCGGGAGTAA
- a CDS encoding DUF3375 domain-containing protein, producing the protein MSEVQALADVHALLRLSEQSPAWAILRAQNAPVILSVLGNVFPVGNQQLAGTEVMLAADPVLADIREQTGLDLPRSTPAYVNEWVKAGFLVRRSPQGTREEFYELSPDTLGALEYVRQLASPQRSVTRSRLSTLTGRLSNLAVETDPDEATVLKRLEEEKARLQARIDRVREQGAEAITDDEAVEKTREVLALVADLPTDFARVRDDVEQLDRGLRASILEEQISAGEVLDNVFRGVDLISDSEAGKAFNGFYELLFDREQSAQLDATLAAVLSRGFIDRLSADERTQLRGLVQTLESSSDDVHDSMTGLSRSLHRFVQSREAESQQALASAINQAQQLALKTGQVMSDPSRSIGVELELTTRQPRSLSTWRLHDPADYRITADMDVHEPTEIDLAAMRERIRESEIDWAELHESINYALTRQAEPSISEVLGHRPATQGLASVVGLITLAHRFGERSEGTEHLHWVGADGRQLRARYACHRFPDPVSTPRSIHERHH; encoded by the coding sequence GTGTCCGAAGTGCAAGCCCTCGCCGACGTCCACGCGCTGTTGCGGCTGTCGGAACAGTCGCCGGCCTGGGCGATTCTGCGCGCGCAGAACGCGCCGGTGATTTTGTCGGTGCTGGGCAACGTGTTTCCTGTCGGCAACCAGCAGCTCGCCGGCACCGAGGTGATGTTGGCGGCGGATCCGGTGCTCGCCGACATTCGGGAGCAGACCGGTCTGGATCTGCCCCGCTCGACGCCCGCGTACGTCAACGAGTGGGTCAAGGCGGGTTTCCTGGTACGCCGCAGCCCGCAGGGCACCCGCGAGGAGTTCTACGAACTGTCGCCGGACACGTTGGGTGCGCTGGAGTACGTCCGGCAGTTGGCCAGTCCGCAGCGTTCGGTGACCCGCTCCCGGCTGTCCACGCTGACCGGCCGCTTGAGCAACCTCGCGGTGGAGACCGACCCGGACGAGGCCACGGTGCTGAAACGGCTGGAGGAGGAGAAGGCCCGGCTGCAGGCCCGCATCGACCGGGTGCGCGAGCAGGGCGCGGAGGCGATCACCGACGACGAGGCCGTCGAAAAGACCCGGGAGGTGCTCGCCCTGGTGGCGGACTTGCCGACGGACTTCGCCCGGGTGCGCGACGACGTGGAGCAGCTCGACCGCGGCCTGCGCGCCTCGATCCTGGAGGAACAGATCTCGGCGGGGGAGGTGCTGGACAACGTCTTCCGCGGCGTGGACTTGATCTCCGATTCTGAGGCGGGCAAGGCGTTCAACGGTTTCTACGAGCTGCTCTTCGACCGGGAGCAGTCCGCCCAGCTGGACGCCACGCTGGCGGCGGTCCTGTCCCGGGGGTTCATTGACCGGCTCAGCGCCGACGAGCGCACCCAGCTGCGTGGGCTGGTGCAGACGCTGGAGTCCTCCTCCGACGACGTCCACGATTCGATGACGGGGCTGTCGCGTTCCTTGCATCGTTTCGTGCAGTCGCGGGAGGCGGAGTCGCAGCAGGCGCTGGCCTCGGCGATCAACCAGGCGCAGCAGCTCGCCCTGAAAACCGGTCAGGTCATGAGCGATCCCAGCCGGTCGATCGGGGTGGAGCTGGAGCTGACCACCCGGCAGCCGCGCTCGCTGTCGACGTGGCGGTTGCACGATCCGGCGGACTACCGGATCACCGCAGACATGGACGTCCACGAACCCACCGAGATCGACCTGGCCGCCATGCGGGAGCGCATCCGAGAATCGGAGATCGACTGGGCGGAGCTGCACGAATCCATCAACTACGCACTGACCCGGCAGGCGGAACCGTCGATAAGCGAGGTGTTGGGCCACCGCCCCGCCACGCAGGGGCTGGCCTCGGTGGTGGGCCTGATCACGCTGGCGCACCGTTTCGGCGAGCGCTCCGAGGGCACCGAGCACCTGCACTGGGTCGGCGCCGACGGCCGGCAGCTGCGCGCCCGCTACGCCTGCCACCGATTCCCCGACCCCGTTTCCACCCCGCGGAGCATCCATGAGCGACACCACTAA
- a CDS encoding DUF4194 domain-containing protein — MSDTTKLYDGDTGTLTGPQRRALAELIRGPYVSSLTKPEIFRTVSDSRAVLAQQLDNLFLTLVVDDAAGVAYTRMWDADVEDRRALLRTMSLSFMDTVVLLHLRRELMNTSPNERAVVDEDEVFEATRPYQGAAGTDHTAQQKKFTASWNKFKNNSIVVKTPTEGRFEISPVLRIIFSAEEIAAVTASYDTLLAEAEEQ, encoded by the coding sequence ATGAGCGACACCACTAAACTTTACGACGGCGACACCGGCACCCTGACCGGCCCGCAGCGCCGCGCGCTGGCGGAACTGATCAGAGGCCCGTACGTCTCCAGCCTGACCAAACCGGAGATCTTTCGCACCGTCTCCGACTCGCGCGCCGTACTGGCCCAGCAGCTGGACAACCTCTTTCTCACCCTCGTCGTGGACGACGCCGCCGGCGTGGCGTACACGCGCATGTGGGACGCCGACGTGGAGGACAGGCGGGCGCTGCTGCGGACGATGAGCCTGTCGTTCATGGACACGGTGGTGCTGCTGCATCTGCGCCGCGAGCTGATGAACACCAGCCCCAACGAACGCGCCGTCGTCGACGAAGACGAGGTCTTCGAGGCCACCCGCCCGTACCAGGGCGCCGCGGGCACCGACCACACCGCGCAGCAGAAGAAATTCACCGCCAGTTGGAACAAGTTCAAGAACAACTCGATCGTGGTGAAGACCCCGACCGAGGGCCGCTTCGAGATCTCCCCGGTGCTGCGCATCATTTTCTCGGCGGAGGAGATCGCCGCCGTCACCGCCAGCTACGACACGTTGCTGGCAGAAGCGGAGGAACAGTGA
- a CDS encoding ATP-binding protein translates to MNDHTTHDYAGQFRLAEIQVHNWGTFDGLHRVPVARDGFLITGPSGSGKSTLIDAVSTILVPPAQVRFNAAAGASGGQRSGRNLVTYCRGAWRREHAAEVDELTQSFLRTGPVWSGVLLRYDDGAGQSVTALRLMYLSADAHSPADVTNLFVLLPRTADLTEFEELARGGLNITTAKKQLPDALSVQRTHPPFVTTLRRHLGIVDPGALQLLHRTQSAKTLGDLNYLMRHFMLPEPDTFKIAATAVENFTQLQSAHQSVIAAREQVEQLRPVRDADRELTEITRQQTETEADSAGVEQYVLDKRVAFAEAERDEADGEITALTAARHSAQASLESVEAELETVRAQIHGVENAGVIHARAKVDDAEHTVRRVTAQAQRFTDLSREIDAEPPQTAEAFADFRLQVTDHCADLAEQTTTIGDRRPEMYGRMAEANQRLEQERQELQAIRTYRSSMDRRLLTAREKLAELTNLRQDDLPFVADLIHMRDGEHPWQPAAERVLGGFARTLLVPEEHYAQVAAAIDATHLGAKLQYVRFTPELAQARPGRITAETLASKITVRAGRFHDWLQSELSRRFDHLCVDTMDQFHAAQRAVTRQGQVKRDRHRHEKDDRSLIDDRRRWVLSGDVDDKIAELQRSIRGLEEQLTRSTQAKDELESAALAVSAQLTAAKRLLETEEFALIDVASAQRSLAELRRTLDELTDENTELAALKAAERQLVPAVRAQREKLDEINTELGGHQRGRRQAEALLAELGERMADAEPLSEEVRSRLAARFRRHTRKLRADNIDTWQHTVTDELGTERARLTQRASKQENIALNAMAAFLRRWEERKGDLVAEQAWRPDFIRELERLEADDLPRFEERFRDLLREQTRTHLSRLLKNIRQAASGVRSSIEAVNQSLADVEFYPGTYLKIEVRDAQPAETRQFVAKLTEVVDGVLAEESLAGSEQRFLTLKEVVGMLSVSDETSERVHRLRLDTREHVKFLGVETAADGTRGAVYDSAEGLSGGQAQKLSSFCLAAALRYQLTGAGLPAAQARASTVDVDEKVYPKFSTIILDEAFDRADSEFTRAAMDAFRQFGFHMILATPEKLLQTVQDYIGGLVMVDSPDRRHSVTSQLTIEEAGGETADCGR, encoded by the coding sequence GTGAACGACCACACCACGCACGACTACGCGGGACAGTTCCGGCTGGCGGAGATCCAGGTGCACAACTGGGGCACCTTCGACGGCCTGCACCGCGTGCCCGTCGCCCGCGACGGCTTCCTCATCACCGGGCCCTCTGGCTCCGGCAAGTCGACGCTGATCGACGCCGTCTCCACGATCCTGGTGCCACCCGCCCAGGTGCGCTTCAACGCCGCCGCCGGCGCGAGCGGCGGTCAGCGCTCCGGGCGCAACCTGGTGACCTACTGCCGTGGCGCCTGGCGACGCGAACACGCGGCCGAAGTCGACGAGCTCACCCAGTCCTTCCTACGCACCGGGCCGGTGTGGTCCGGCGTGCTGCTGCGTTACGACGACGGCGCCGGCCAGTCCGTCACCGCGCTCCGCCTGATGTACCTCTCCGCCGACGCCCACAGCCCCGCCGACGTCACCAACCTCTTCGTGCTGCTGCCCAGGACTGCGGACCTCACCGAGTTCGAGGAACTCGCCCGCGGCGGGCTCAACATCACCACCGCCAAAAAGCAGCTTCCCGACGCCTTGTCCGTGCAGCGCACGCACCCGCCGTTCGTCACGACGCTGCGCCGACACCTCGGCATCGTGGACCCCGGCGCCCTGCAGCTGCTGCACCGCACCCAGTCGGCGAAAACCCTCGGCGACCTGAACTACCTCATGCGTCACTTCATGCTGCCGGAACCCGACACCTTCAAGATCGCGGCGACGGCCGTCGAAAACTTCACGCAGCTGCAATCCGCCCACCAGTCGGTCATCGCCGCCCGCGAGCAGGTCGAGCAGCTGCGGCCGGTGCGGGACGCGGACCGGGAATTGACGGAGATCACGCGGCAACAGACGGAGACGGAGGCCGATTCCGCCGGGGTCGAACAGTATGTACTCGACAAACGCGTCGCCTTCGCCGAGGCCGAGCGCGACGAGGCCGACGGCGAGATCACGGCGCTGACCGCCGCCCGGCACTCCGCGCAGGCTTCCCTCGAGTCCGTGGAAGCCGAGCTGGAGACCGTGCGCGCGCAGATCCACGGAGTGGAAAACGCCGGGGTCATCCACGCCCGCGCCAAAGTCGACGACGCCGAGCACACCGTCCGGCGCGTGACCGCACAAGCCCAGCGCTTCACCGACCTCTCCCGCGAGATCGACGCCGAACCGCCGCAGACCGCGGAAGCGTTCGCCGACTTCCGCCTCCAGGTCACCGACCACTGTGCGGATCTCGCGGAGCAGACGACGACGATCGGCGACCGCCGTCCCGAGATGTACGGCCGGATGGCGGAAGCGAACCAGAGACTGGAGCAGGAACGCCAGGAACTCCAGGCGATCCGCACCTACCGGTCGTCGATGGACCGACGCCTGCTCACCGCCCGCGAAAAGCTTGCGGAGCTCACGAACCTCCGTCAGGACGACCTGCCGTTCGTCGCCGACCTCATCCACATGCGCGACGGCGAACACCCCTGGCAGCCTGCCGCGGAGCGCGTCCTCGGCGGCTTCGCCCGCACCCTGCTCGTACCGGAAGAGCACTACGCGCAGGTCGCCGCCGCGATCGACGCCACCCACCTCGGCGCGAAACTGCAGTACGTGCGCTTCACCCCGGAACTCGCGCAGGCGCGGCCCGGCCGCATCACCGCCGAGACGTTGGCCTCGAAAATCACCGTGCGCGCCGGGCGTTTCCACGACTGGCTGCAAAGCGAACTCTCGCGCCGCTTCGATCACCTCTGCGTCGACACGATGGATCAATTTCACGCCGCGCAGCGCGCCGTGACCCGGCAAGGTCAGGTCAAACGCGACCGGCACCGACACGAAAAGGACGACCGCTCATTGATCGACGACCGCCGCCGCTGGGTGCTCTCCGGCGACGTGGACGACAAGATCGCCGAACTGCAGCGCAGCATCCGGGGCCTGGAGGAGCAGCTGACCAGGAGCACGCAGGCGAAAGACGAGCTCGAGAGCGCCGCCCTGGCTGTGAGCGCGCAGTTGACGGCCGCGAAGCGACTGCTGGAAACCGAGGAATTCGCACTCATCGACGTAGCGTCCGCACAGCGCTCCCTCGCGGAGCTGCGCCGCACCCTCGACGAACTCACCGATGAGAACACCGAGTTGGCGGCCCTGAAAGCGGCGGAACGCCAGCTGGTGCCCGCCGTGCGGGCGCAGCGGGAGAAGCTGGATGAGATCAATACGGAGTTGGGCGGGCACCAGCGTGGGCGTCGGCAAGCAGAAGCCCTCCTCGCGGAGTTGGGGGAGCGGATGGCCGACGCCGAACCCTTGTCCGAGGAGGTGCGCTCCAGGTTGGCGGCGCGGTTTAGACGGCATACGCGCAAGCTCAGGGCGGACAACATAGACACGTGGCAGCACACGGTCACCGACGAGCTGGGCACGGAACGCGCGCGGTTGACGCAGCGCGCCAGCAAGCAGGAAAACATCGCCCTCAACGCCATGGCCGCGTTCCTCCGGCGGTGGGAGGAGCGCAAGGGCGACCTGGTCGCCGAGCAGGCGTGGCGGCCCGACTTCATCCGCGAACTCGAGCGGCTGGAAGCCGACGACCTGCCGCGTTTCGAAGAACGCTTCCGCGACCTGTTGCGCGAGCAGACCCGCACGCACCTCAGCAGGCTGCTGAAGAACATCCGGCAGGCCGCGAGCGGAGTCCGCTCCTCGATTGAGGCGGTCAACCAGTCGTTGGCCGACGTCGAGTTCTACCCGGGCACGTACCTGAAAATTGAGGTGCGCGACGCGCAGCCCGCCGAAACCCGCCAGTTCGTGGCGAAATTGACGGAGGTGGTCGACGGCGTGCTGGCGGAGGAGTCGCTGGCCGGCAGCGAGCAACGCTTCCTCACGCTCAAGGAGGTCGTGGGCATGCTGAGCGTCTCCGACGAGACGAGCGAGCGCGTGCACCGCCTGCGGCTGGACACCCGCGAGCACGTGAAATTCCTCGGCGTGGAGACCGCCGCCGACGGCACCCGCGGCGCCGTCTACGACTCCGCGGAAGGTCTTTCCGGCGGGCAGGCGCAGAAACTCTCGTCGTTTTGCCTGGCCGCGGCGCTGCGCTACCAGCTGACCGGCGCCGGTTTGCCCGCGGCCCAGGCGCGCGCCTCCACCGTGGACGTCGACGAGAAGGTGTACCCGAAGTTCAGCACCATCATCCTCGACGAGGCCTTCGACCGCGCCGACTCCGAGTTCACCCGCGCCGCGATGGACGCCTTCCGCCAGTTCGGGTTCCACATGATCTTGGCGACGCCCGAGAAGCTCCTGCAGACGGTCCAGGACTACATCGGCGGCCTGGTCATGGTCGACAGCCCTGACCGGCGCCATTCAGTGACCAGCCAACTGACCATCGAGGAGGCGGGCGGGGAAACGGCGGACTGTGGTCGGTAG
- a CDS encoding type IV toxin-antitoxin system AbiEi family antitoxin domain-containing protein, which produces MSFEDVSHLASEQAGFFTTAQAGRLSVERLKLHRETRRGVLRSPRRGVYVFASSPYTPDEQLRAAWLSLDPSRTVAERLRTPTAIVICTTSAAGHYGIGDFQTHQHEFYTARRKQSRAEDIRLRIRDLPTDEVDIVQGLPLTTPTRIVVDLLTEGEELGHISTLIADALKKGCPSTGPVSPTRRLTSRRTTA; this is translated from the coding sequence ATGAGTTTCGAAGATGTGTCCCATCTCGCCAGCGAGCAGGCGGGCTTTTTCACCACGGCTCAGGCAGGCAGACTGAGCGTTGAGCGCCTAAAACTGCACCGGGAAACACGCCGAGGTGTGCTGAGAAGTCCACGTCGGGGGGTCTACGTGTTTGCGTCTTCTCCCTATACTCCCGATGAGCAGCTGCGGGCTGCCTGGCTCTCGCTGGATCCTTCGCGCACTGTCGCCGAGCGGCTGCGGACACCGACCGCCATTGTCATCTGCACAACCTCTGCGGCTGGACACTATGGCATCGGGGATTTCCAGACGCATCAGCACGAGTTTTATACTGCCCGCCGTAAACAGAGCCGGGCAGAGGATATTCGCCTGCGTATCCGTGACCTGCCGACCGACGAGGTCGATATTGTCCAGGGGCTCCCCCTGACCACCCCGACTCGTATTGTCGTGGATCTGCTGACCGAGGGCGAGGAGCTGGGCCATATCAGCACATTGATCGCCGATGCCCTGAAAAAGGGCTGCCCATCGACTGGCCCCGTATCGCCCACCAGGCGCCTCACCTCGCGAAGAACTACGGCCTGA